In Diorhabda sublineata isolate icDioSubl1.1 unplaced genomic scaffold, icDioSubl1.1 Dsub_18, whole genome shotgun sequence, a single genomic region encodes these proteins:
- the LOC130452114 gene encoding uncharacterized protein LOC130452114, with protein MLVFEGEGILNSLINKLPIELHLPSYQYCGPGTKLEKRLDRGDPGINPLDAACKQHDISYWKNKSLEERHKADQILEDKAWARVKSKDASMGEKAAALLVTGGMKVKRKLGMGCRRRRKRRSLHRDVILKVGKSLKRGTSLKDTATFALRAAKALINEFGGKKEVEVPRVIPVAKSGGFLPLIPLFAGLSALGALSGGAAGIAKTVIDAKHAQKKLEEDVRHNKAMERIGSGLYLKKYSKGGFGLYLKKQKKN; from the exons ATGTTGGTGTTTGAAGGAGAGGGTATTTTGAATTCTCTCATCAATAAACTACCTATTGAACTTCACTTACCTAGCTATCAGTACTGTGGAC ctggtacaaaattggaaaaacgtctTGATCGTGGAGATCCGGGCATCAACCCCTTGGACGCTGCTTGTAAACAACACGATATTTCTTACTGGAAGAATAAGTCTCTCGAAGAACGACACAAAGCCGATCAGATACTTGAAGATAAAGCTTGGGCACGCGTCaaatcaaaagacgcttcaatGGGAGAGAAAGCTGCTGCATTACTTGTAACAGGCGGAATGAAGGTGAAAAGAAAGCTGGGAATGGGTTGTCGTCGTCGTCGCAAACGTCGTTCCTTGCATCGAGATGTTATTCTGAAAGTGGGAAAGTCATTGAAGAGAGGAACATCTTTGAAAGACACCGCAACGTTTGCCTTACGAGCAGCCAAAGCACTTATTAATGAATTTGGTGGCAAAAAAGAAGTCGAGGTTCCTCGAGTAATACCTGTAGCGAAATCCGGAGGTTTCCTACCACTTATTCCTTTGTTTGCCGGTCTTTCGGCACTTGGAGCTTTGTCAGGTGGTGCTGCTGGGATTGCAAAAACCGTCATTGATGCTAAGCATGCGCAAAAGAAATTGGAGGAAGATGTACGTCATAATAAGGCTATGGAACGTATAGGATCTGGCCTATActtgaaaaagtattcaaaaggtggatttggattgtatttaaaaaaacaaaaaaaaaactaa